From Streptomyces yatensis, one genomic window encodes:
- a CDS encoding TetR/AcrR family transcriptional regulator, with protein sequence MGRWEPGARERLVVAAVDLFTEQGYDATTVAQIAERAGVTKSTFFRHFPDKRELLVAGQETLSRLLAEGIAEAPEGASPLEAVASGLERASTAMGPVNRDFAPRLKAAVASSAELQERDALKSVSLAAAMTTALVARGVPDPTAALAGELGLLAFKRGYAEWSEGDRDGKDELAGYALAALDELRAASASLG encoded by the coding sequence ATGGGCAGATGGGAACCAGGGGCGCGCGAACGCCTCGTCGTGGCTGCCGTCGACCTGTTCACCGAGCAGGGGTACGACGCCACGACGGTCGCGCAGATCGCCGAGCGCGCCGGGGTCACCAAAAGCACGTTCTTCCGGCACTTCCCCGACAAGCGCGAGCTGCTGGTGGCCGGACAGGAGACGCTGAGCCGGCTGCTGGCCGAGGGGATCGCCGAGGCGCCCGAGGGCGCCAGCCCGCTCGAGGCGGTCGCTTCCGGTCTCGAGCGCGCCTCGACCGCGATGGGCCCCGTCAATCGGGACTTCGCCCCCCGTCTGAAGGCGGCTGTCGCCTCCAGCGCCGAGCTTCAGGAGCGTGACGCCCTCAAGAGCGTCAGCCTGGCGGCCGCGATGACGACCGCTCTGGTCGCCCGCGGCGTACCCGATCCGACCGCGGCCCTCGCGGGCGAGCTGGGTCTCCTCGCCTTCAAGCGGGGATACGCCGAATGGTCGGAGGGTGACCGTGACGGCAAGGACGAGCTCGCCGGGTACGCCTTGGCGGCCCTGGACGAACTGCGTGCGGCGAGCGCGTCGCTGGGCTGA